One part of the Anopheles coustani chromosome 2, idAnoCousDA_361_x.2, whole genome shotgun sequence genome encodes these proteins:
- the LOC131263151 gene encoding uncharacterized protein LOC131263151 — MKLIFAIALVCLGASLSEAGRPASTEVVQKLKAIEPIYKNLQDNIVNAVAGAKLNTASKTDSFYQAIIDNKEASLKQSIQLEDSFSYQLNNQAPSTDSSCLGFLRTLMENNMFVAGVGYTNCVNTVEAGLKEELDKVYKLLQVDESELFDLSLLDVFRGENIISNPVKIIAKLNEKEAEINGISVSFLTDINDAVNRYATRLSALENSYKSCVLSNESLLKQAFESSKMQLTLICMGTIV, encoded by the coding sequence ATGAAACTAATCTTTGCGATTGCTTTGGTGTGTCTTGGCGCGTCCCTCTCCGAAGCCGGGCGCCCCGCTTCGACCGAGGTCGTGCAAAAGCTGAAGGCTATCGAACCAATCTACAAGAATCTGCAAGATAACATCGTTAATGCAGTGGCCGGCGCAAAGCTGAACACAGCTTCCAAGACAGACTCCTTCTACCAGGCCATTATCGACAATAAGGAGGCATCGTTGAAGCAGTCGATTCAACTCGAGGACTCGTTTTCCTACCAGCTGAACAATCAGGCTCCGTCAACTGACTCCAGCTGTTTGGGATTCCTTCGGACGCTCATGGAAAACAACATGTTTGTGGCCGGTGTCGGTTATACGAACTGTGTGAACACCGTCGAAGCTGGACTGAAGGAGGAGCTAGACAAAGTTTACAAACTGCTGCAGGTCGATGAGTCGGAGTTGTTCGATCTGAGCCTGTTGGATGTGTTCCGCGGTGAGAACATCATTTCAAATCCAGTAAAAATTATCGCCAAATTGAACGAGAAAGAAGCGGAGATCAATGGCATTTCGGTGAGTTTTTTGACCGACATCAATGACGCTGTGAATAGATACGCCACCCGGTTGAGTGCTTTGGAGAATTCGTACAAGTCGTGCGTGCTTTCGAACGAGTCCCTTCTTAAGCAGGCGTTCGAGTCGTCGAAGATGCAACTAACGCTGATTTGCATGGGAACGATTGTTTAG